Proteins encoded together in one Pseudomonadota bacterium window:
- a CDS encoding class I SAM-dependent methyltransferase, producing MDYNTDKIANGLLENYKTLFSPLQYRQLSLLEIGVLEGGSLHYWDDYFQHPETSIVGLDLNLPQTSSFSQRVKVIQCDQNDGPALERVARQFGPFDIVIDDGSHARRETEHCFRVLFPEVATGGYYIIEDWAAGYWRDRPHYQGMVELINDIIARIPELSISECRIILEKNKALAIFRKGAAGWRE from the coding sequence ATGGACTACAATACCGATAAAATAGCCAATGGTTTGCTGGAGAACTATAAAACCCTCTTCAGCCCTTTGCAGTATCGTCAACTCAGTCTGCTTGAAATCGGGGTTCTCGAAGGTGGTTCCCTGCATTATTGGGATGACTATTTTCAACATCCGGAGACCTCGATCGTCGGGCTTGATCTGAATTTACCCCAGACCTCATCGTTCTCGCAGCGGGTTAAGGTGATTCAGTGCGATCAGAATGACGGCCCGGCTCTGGAGAGGGTGGCGCGGCAGTTCGGGCCTTTTGATATTGTGATCGATGACGGCAGCCATGCCCGTCGGGAAACCGAACATTGTTTTCGCGTCCTTTTTCCCGAGGTGGCGACCGGTGGCTATTATATCATTGAAGACTGGGCTGCGGGCTACTGGCGGGACCGACCGCATTATCAGGGTATGGTCGAGCTGATCAACGATATCATTGCCCGGATTCCGGAGTTGTCGATCTCGGAGTGCCGCATAATTCTCGAAAAAAACAAGGCGCTGGCTATTTTTCGCAAAGGAGCCGCCGGGTGGCGGGAATGA
- a CDS encoding cephalosporin hydroxylase, with protein MNRNLQETEVVDVEYSWLNRTNLAGWLEYHQRKVVFDKVSWMGVPILKNVLDLWIYQELIVSLRPDLIIEMGSFKGGSTLYLAHLLDQLGHGRVISVDLDHSSFMAEHHRISTLTGSTQDPMVIARLRQAAAGQTVMLVHDADHSYEMVLADLRIYADLVSRDSYFIVEDGVVDLFSEDSRLGSTLGGPGPLPAVRDFLSEDKRFIIDRDCERYLLTYNPCGYLKKIAD; from the coding sequence CACGAATCTGGCCGGATGGCTTGAGTATCATCAGAGGAAGGTGGTTTTCGACAAGGTCAGCTGGATGGGGGTTCCGATCCTGAAAAACGTGCTTGATCTCTGGATTTACCAGGAATTGATTGTCTCCCTGCGGCCGGATTTGATTATTGAAATGGGCTCCTTCAAGGGTGGCAGCACCCTTTATCTGGCCCATCTTCTGGACCAGCTCGGCCATGGTCGGGTGATTTCGGTGGATCTCGATCATTCCTCATTCATGGCCGAGCATCACAGAATTTCGACCCTGACCGGCTCAACGCAGGATCCGATGGTAATCGCCCGCTTGCGACAAGCCGCCGCCGGTCAGACGGTCATGCTTGTTCATGACGCCGATCACAGTTATGAGATGGTGCTGGCGGATCTCAGAATCTATGCCGATTTGGTTTCCAGGGATTCGTATTTTATTGTCGAAGACGGAGTGGTCGATCTTTTTTCCGAAGACTCCCGGCTCGGTTCAACCCTGGGAGGGCCCGGACCTTTACCCGCCGTCCGAGATTTTCTTTCCGAAGATAAGCGTTTTATCATCGATCGCGATTGTGAACGCTATCTGCTGACTTACAATCCCTGTGGTTACCTGAAAAAAATTGCTGATTAG